From the genome of Candidozyma auris chromosome 2, complete sequence, one region includes:
- a CDS encoding Zn(II)2Cys6 transcription factor, translating into MLSDNESDFNRFACNECKRRRIKCARELPVCGACRTAKRHCLYEQQKRSPLTRKHLTEVEEELSLTRQILTRQYPDIDLSRLLGKLRNGASIDEIPELAEIARPKRRRVERLEVRDNMEEAQTPIMNISSLLGHSDNVESQESRFLFQVPQYLPPTINTNKDGYKPKSSSASSPLSNTCSSKFSWDERRSMLDRKLSVTDGMATTESNSYLGATSSAALINLVGGGYFLHQSKPKHQGSASQGSPSSASSIASIPIPSRQRIEHYVNMYFETYHVSYPIVHRPLFIAQMNEVVEAPPGWRSLLYMVAAIGSFMSATNAEDDDDLTLLDCAKKELSIEDLETGSLTLVQTLALISNYLQKRDRPNSGYNYLGLAARMAMGLGLHKDIADNGDSLLNKEMRRRVWWCLYIFDCGSTITYGRPLGIPCAGIDAKLPMNVQDSNLTAMTTNTPREEDGPTIYTSVRLQALFHIFSNSIYERIISDPFPSAEALLHWDTEYIGRYKSIIPSYFQEGQSVPSKFRLAHAVIHWRCRNLRTIMYRTFMLKRLFSEKHEHVNDYEARAGDICLQECSATIESMNVFWNEKKQYNRMDAWYSLYFLIPALLMPLVCLRNDPVSPEAGRWRNEVFLSQKIIDKISMICPPAARISEFISSLGVGCSTQQEHKPTEFSPVNAENMALSSIAVDESPMSQLMQLHTMLWPSSFDIEQQF; encoded by the coding sequence ATGCTCTCTGACAACGAGAGTGATTTCAACAGATTTGCTTGTAACGAATGCAAAAGAAGGCGAATCAAATGCGCCCGTGAGCTTCCCGTTTGTGGAGCTTGTCGTACTGCCAAGAGACACTGCTTATATGAGCAGCAAAAACGATCTCCACTAACGAGAAAGCATTTGACagaggtggaggaggagctctCGTTGACCCGACAGATCTTGACCCGCCAATATCCTGATATCGACTTGCTGCGGTTGCTTGGGAAACTTCGTAATGGAGCAAGTATAGACGAGATTCCGGAGTTGGCAGAGATAGCTCGACCAAAGCGTAGACGAGTGGAACGGCTAGAGGTGAGGGATAACATGGAGGAAGCTCAAACTCCAATCATGAACATTCTGCTGCTATTGGGACACTCTGACAATGTGGAGTCGCAGGAACTGAGATTCTTGTTTCAGGTCCCCCAATATCTTCCACCTACAATTAATACCAACAAGGATGGCTACAAaccaaaaagctcaagcGCATCCTCACCTCTCTCTAACACATGTAGCAGCAAGTTCTCATGGGACGAGCGTCGGTCGATGCTCGACAGGAAGCTCTCAGTGACAGACGGTATGGCCACAACTGAGTCAAATAGCTACTTGGGAGCAACAAGCTCAGCAGCTCTCATTAACTTGGTAGGAGGCGGGTACTTCCTACACCAGAGCAAACCCAAGCATCAAGGCTCGGCTTCCCAGGGCTCGCCCTCTTCAGCTTCCAGCATTGCCTCTATTCCAATTCCATCGAGGCAAAGGATTGAGCATTACGTAAACATGTATTTCGAGACTTACCATGTGTCGTATCCAATTGTGCACCGTCCCTTGTTCATAGCACAAATgaatgaagttgttgaggCACCTCCAGGATGGCGTTCATTGCTATATATGGTTGCAGCTATTGGATCATTCATGTCGGCTACTAAtgctgaagatgacgatgactTGACGCTTCTTGATTgtgcaaagaaagaactcTCGATCGAGGATTTGGAGACAGGCTCTCTCACTCTCGTACAGACATTGGCACTCATCTCGAATTATTTACAGAAACGAGATAGACCGAATTCCGGATACAACTACCTCGGCCTCGCTGCTCGAATGGCTATGGGCTTAGGTCTTCACAAGGACATTGCAGATAACGGCGACCTGTTGCTTAACAAAGAAATGCGCCGTAGAGTGTGGTGGTGCCTTTATATTTTTGATTGTGGCCTGACAATCACCTATGGGAGACCTTTGGGCATCCCATGCGCTGGCATTGATGCTAAGTTGCCTATGAACGTGCAAGATTCCAACCTAACTGCCATGACCACCAATACTCCgcgtgaagaagatggacCAACCATTTATACAAGTGTACGTCTTCAAGCGCTATTTCATATCTTCAGCAATAGTATCTACGAGCGCATCATAAGTGATCCATTCCCGCTGGCTGAAGCGCTTTTACATTGGGACACTGAGTACATTGGAAGGTACAAGCTGATTATTCCAAGCTATTTTCAGGAAGGACAAAGTGTGCCTTCCAAATTTAGGCTAGCCCATGCTGTGATTCATTGGCGCTGCAGGAATCTAAGGACAATAATGTATCGGACTTTCATGTTGAAACGACTTTTCTCAGAGAAGCACGAACATGTTAATGATTATGAGGCAAGAGCAGGCGATATCTGCCTTCAAGAATGCAGCGCTACGATTGAGAGCATGAACGTGTTTTGgaatgagaagaagcaatACAATAGAATGGACGCTTGGTATTCTCTATATTTCCTTATACCAGCCTTGTTGATGCCACTTGTTTGCCTTCGAAATGATCCAGTATCACCAGAAGCTGGTCGCTGGCGAAACGAAGTATTCTTATCGCAGAAAATCATAGATAAGATTCTGATGATTTGCCCCCCAGCAGCAAGAATATCGGAGTTCATAAGTAGCTTAGGTGTTGGGTGTCTGACTCAGCAAGAGCATAAACCAACAGAATTCTCCCCAGTGAACGCCGAAAACATGgcactttcttcaatagCAGTTGATGAGAGCCCAATGTCCCAACTAATGCAGCTTCACACTATGCTTTGGCCATCCTCGTTTGACATTGAGCAGCAATTCTGA
- the LYS2 gene encoding L-aminoadipate-semialdehyde dehydrogenase: protein MLDFWINYLENPTLSVLPHDFLKPENNRSVEAVKSVTIGVKPDFVTGLAVLAALIYRLTGDDDVVIATDAEARGEPFIVRLTVDAKMSFKQLEEKVRHEFDINQHKVEYHNLDDISQAIMEKRGLDSRPPLFKISYQYARDSQKLETSVKGSVRDLAIFIDPKTAQLHFFYNALLYRSERMDILAEQFAQFTTAVCQNPDVQITQVSLITPTQTQHLPDPTLNLDWSGYRGAIQDIFMKNALEFPDRTCVVETKSFMDPNSKTRTFTYKQINEASNVVGNYLKETGIKKGDIVMIYAYRGVDLMVAVMGVLKAGATFSVIDPAYPPARQNIYLSVAKPQGLIGLEKAGVLDDLVKDYIKNELNVVTSIPQLKLQDDGTVVGGASDSSDDVLAQYQSFKDKPTGVIVGPDCNPTLSFTSGSEGVPKGVLGRHYSLAYYFPWMAQRFGLSSNDKFTMLSGIAHDPIQRDMFTPLFLGAQLIVPTADDIGTPGKLAEWMAEYGTTVTHLTPAMGQLLSAQATTPIPSLHHAFFVGDILTKRDCLRLQTLAENVYIVNMYGTTETQRAVSYFEIKSRAADPTFLKNLKDVMPAGTGMYNVQMLVVNRNDASQTCGVGEIGEIYVRAAGLAEGYRGLPDLNKQKFVTNWYVDPQQWIEEDKANPDASKQEWRQHGWLGPRDRLYRTGDLGRYLPDGNVECCGRADDQVKIRGFRIELGEIDTHLSQHPLVRENVTLVRRDKSEEPTLISYIVPKECPELHELKADIEEQDDPIVSGLAAYGALIKDIKSHLKKRLASYAIPTIIVPLVKLPLNPNGKVDKPKLAFPDTAQLEAVARLAADKRGVNQEEESFNDLEASIRDLWIEVLPNRPATIAKDDSFFDLGGHSILGTRMIFELRKKLNVDVPLGIIFKNPTIETFAKEVAKYIKGDSAQLADGKSEHHEVEIDNSLTYSDDAKELARTHIFKEYQPLEKLDFTSRINVFLTGATGFLGSFILRDLLSSRKGDYRVFAHVRASSPEAGLERLRKTGKTYGIWNEDWASKIEVVLGDLSKPKFNLDSTSWSKLANTIDVIIHNGALVHWVYPYSQLRDANVISTINVMNLAGEGKPKQFSFVSTTSTLDSDYFINASDELTSRGFAGIAESDDLNGSSTGLGTGYGQSKWAAEYIIRRAGERGLKGCITRPGYVTGYSKTGASNTDDFLLRMLKGCAELGSYPDISNNVNAVPVDQVARVVVATALHPPIADYLAVAQVTGHPRIKFNDMLASLKTYGYDLQCQDYPEWRSSLEKFVIEESRDSALFPLLHFVLDNLPQDTKAPELDDQNAVKSLKADAELSGEDRSAGDGLDADQMGIYISYLVKIGFLPAPTKAGQPLPPVELTQETLDLIASGAGARGSAGK from the coding sequence ATGCTTGATTTCTGGATCAATTACCTAGAAAACCCAACGTTGTCGGTGTTACCGCACGACTTCCTCAAGCCCGAAAATAACCGGTCCGTCGAAGCTGTCAAGCTGGTGACCATCGGTGTCAAGCCAGATTTCGTCACTGGATTGGCAGTGTTGGCAGCATTGATTTATAGGTTGActggtgatgatgatgtggTAATTGCCACGGACGCTGAGGCGAGAGGAGAACCTTTCATCGTGAGATTGACGGTGGATGCCAAGATGCTGTTTAAGCAATTGGAGGAGAAAGTTCGTCATGAGTTTGATATTAACCAGCATAAGGTTGAGTATCATAACTTGGACGACATTTCACAGGCGATCATGGAGAAAAGGGGCCTAGATTCCAGACCTCCGTTATTCAAGATCAGTTACCAGTATGCGAGAGACTCGCAGAAGTTGGAGACGTCGGTGAAGGGCTCTGTGAGAGACTTGGCCATCTTCATAGACCCCAAGACAGCTCAGTTGCACTTTTTCTATAATGCTTTACTTTATAGGTCGGAGAGGATGGACATCTTGGCGGAACAATTTGCCCAATTCACCACTGCCGTGTGCCAGAACCCAGACGTTCAAATCACTCAGGTCAGCTTGATCACTCCCACGCAAACGCAGCATCTCCCGGATCCCACATTGAATTTGGACTGGAGTGGTTACAGAGGTGCTATTCAGGACATATTCATGAAGAACGCTTTGGAGTTCCCAGACAGGACATGTGTCGTTGAAACCAAGTCGTTCATGGACCCGAACTCCAAGACGAGAACCTTCACTTACAAGCAAATCAATGAGGCTTCGAATGTAGTTGGTAactacttgaaggagactgGCATCAAGAAGGGTGACATTGTGATGATTTACGCATACAGAGGTGTTGATCTTATGGTGGCTGTCATGGGTGTTTTGAAGGCTGGTGCTACATTCTCTGTGATTGACCCAGCCTACCCTCCAGCGAGACAGAACATATACCTTTCTGTGGCTAAACCCCAAGGTCTCATTGGCTTGGAAAAGGCTGGCGTGTTGGACGATTTGGTCAAGGATTACATCAAGAACGAGCTCAATGTTGTAACGTCAATCCCACAATTAAAGCTCCAGGATGACGGCACtgttgttggaggtgcACTGGACTCATCTGACGATGTCTTGGCACAATATCAGTCTTTCAAAGACAAGCCCACTGGTGTTATTGTGGGTCCAGACTGCAACCCTACCTTGAGTTTCACTTCGGGTTCTGAGGGTGTTCCTAAGGGTGTGTTGGGTCGTCACTACTCTCTTGCGTACTACTTTCCATGGATGGCGCAAAGATTTGGTCTCTCGTCGAATGACAAGTTCACCATGTTGTCAGGAATTGCTCACGATCCTATTCAGAGAGATATGTTCACCCCACTTTTTTTGGGTGCTCAACTCATTGTGCCCACTGCTGATGATATTGGAACTCCAGGCAAGTTAGCAGAGTGGATGGCTGAATATGGTACCACAGTAACTCATCTCACGCCTGCTATGGGCCAGCTTTTGAGTGCACAGGCTACGACGCCTATTCCTAGCTTGCACCATGCCTTCTTTGTTGGTGACATCTTGACCAAGAGAGACTGTCTTCGCTTGCAAACGCTTGCCGAAAATGTGTATATTGTCAACATGTATGGTACCACCGAAACCCAGCGTGCTGTGTCGTACTTTGAGATCAAGTCAAGGGCAGCCGATCCTacattcttgaagaatttaAAGGATGTGATGCCTGCCGGTACTGGTATGTACAACGTGCAGATGTTGGTGGTCAACAGAAATGACGCTTCCCAAACCTGTGGTGTGGGAGAGATCGGAGAGATCTATGTCAGAGCAGCTGGTCTTGCTGAGGGATATCGTGGGTTGCCCGATTTGAACAAACAGAAGTTTGTCACAAACTGGTACGTTGACCCTCAGCAATGGATCGAAGAAGATAAGGCTAATCCGGATGCTTCGAAACAAGAATGGAGACAGCATGGCTGGCTTGGTCCGAGAGACAGATTGTACCGTACCGGTGACTTGGGCAGATACTTGCCCGATGGTAATGTTGAATGTTGCGGAAGAGCTGACGATCAAGTCAAGATAAGAGGTTTCCGTATTGAGTTGGGTGAGATCGATACTCATTTGTCACAGCATCCATTGGTTCGTGAAAATGTCACTTTGGTGAGAAGAGACAAAAGTGAAGAGCCCACATTGATTTCCTACATTGTTCCAAAGGAATGCCCTGAGTTGCACGAGCTCAAAGCTGATATTGAGGAGCAAGACGATCCAATTGTGAGTGGTTTGGCAGCATATGGTGCTCTTATTAAGGATATCAAGCtgcacttgaagaagagattggcTCTGTACGCCATCCCAACGATAATTGTACCTTTGGTCAAGTTACCTCTCAATCCAAATGGCAAAGTTGACAAGCCAAAGTTGGCGTTCCCCGATACTGCCCAGCTTGAAGCTGTTGCACGTTTGGCTGCTGACAAGAGAGGCGTgaatcaagaagaggaaagcTTCAACGATTTGGAAGCCTCAATTCGTGACTTATGGATCGAGGTTTTACCGAACAGACCCGCAACCATTGCGAAGGACGATTCCTTTTTCGATCTTGGTGGCCACTCAATTCTCGGTACCAGAATGATCTTCGAATTGCGCAAGAAGCTTAATGTTGATGTCCCATTGGGCATCATATTCAAGAACCCGACAATCGAAACGTTCGCCAAGGAAGTTGCCAAGTATATCAAGGGTGACTCTGCTCAGTTGGCAGACGGCAAGTCTGAGCACCACGAAGTCGAGATTGATAACTCGCTCACATACAGCGATGATGCTAAAGAGCTTGCCAGAACACATATTTTCAAGGAATACCAgcctttggagaagttggactTCACTTCACGCATCAACGTATTCCTTACTGGTGCTACTGGTTTTCTTGGCTCTTTTATTTTACGCGATCTCTTACTGAGTCGCAAGGGCGATTACAGAGTTTTCGCTCACGTTAGAGCCTCCTCTCCTGAGGCTGGTTTGGAGAGATTGCGCAAGACGGGTAAAACATACGGAATCTGGAATGAAGATTGGGCTTCTAAGATCGAAGTCGTTCTTGGTGACTTGAGCAAGCCTAAGTTCAACTTAGACTCCACTCTGTGGTCGAAGCTTGCCAACACTATCGATGTCATTATTCACAACGGTGCATTGGTTCATTGGGTCTACCCATACTCTCAATTAAGAGATGCCAATGTGATTTCGACCATCAATGTAATGAATTTGGCCGGTGAGGGCAAGCCTAAGCAATTCTCTTTCGTTTCAACGACTTCCACTCTTGATAGTGACTACTTCATTAATGCCTCGGATGAGTTGACGTCAAGAGGCTTTGCTGGTATAGCTGAACTGGATGACTTGAACGGTTCTAGCACTGGTTTGGGCACCGGGTATGGTCAGTCAAAGTGGGCTGCTGAGTACATCATCAGAAGAGCTGGTGAAAGAGGTTTGAAGGGATGCATTACAAGACCAGGATATGTTACTGGGTACTCCAAGACAGGTGCTTCCAACACCGACGATTTCCTTTTGAGAATGTTGAAGGGCTGCGCTGAGTTGGGGTCGTATCCAGACATCTCGAACAATGTCAACGCTGTGCCAGTGGATCAAGTTGCTCgtgttgttgttgcaaCTGCTCTCCATCCTCCCATAGCTGATTATTTGGCCGTTGCACAAGTCACAGGCCATCCAAGAATCAAGTTCAACGACATGCTTGCATCTCTCAAGACCTACGGCTACGACTTGCAGTGCCAGGACTACCCTGAGTGGAGAtcctctttggaaaagttTGTTATTGAGGAGTCTAGAGACTCCGCATTATTTCCCTTGCTTCACTTTGTCCTCGATAACTTACCTCAGGATACGAAAGCTCCAGAGTTGGATGACCAAAATGCTGTCAAGTCATTGAAAGCCGACGCCGAGCTCCTGGGTGAGGATAGAAGCGCTGGAGACGGTCTTGATGCCGACCAAATGGGTATTTACATAAGCtacttggtgaagattGGCTTCTTGCCCGCGCCTACGAAGGCTGGCCAGCCATTGCCACCTGTTGAGTTGACTCAAGAGACATTGGATCTTATTGCCTCTGGCGCTGGTGCCCGTGGATCAGCCGGAAAGTAA
- the RAD16 gene encoding DNA repair protein RAD16 gives MTRSQHLEEDYASDIEEGGFIVNDPDRKKRNGRSRRKSAQQTKTYKEESDEDVIEVVPNGSSKKRPARGQRKSAKRVKKEESDDDNDEDFTIEDHPESEDDDIAIVSHSRHREGTNIENAVNLDSDEDDLVGEANGNGTEAERPKLKQRVSLSPSPSQKKGKKPRKKKEPKVKVPYFTRTTNKLYEQHPELKDVFPYLQSLAGVPVERAEQPDKMNIRLLPFQLEGLNWLLKQEEGEFNGGVLADEMGMGKTIQMIALFMSDTSKRPNLVVGPTVALMQWKNEIEAHTHEGQLKVLLFHGANRETEIDELMKYDVILTSYSVLESVYRKERYGFRRKNGVVKQKSPLHALPFYRVILDEAHNIKDRTSGTAKAANDLNCQKRWCLTGTPLQNRIGEMYSLIRFMKLDPFYKYFCTKCECSSSEWKFSDWRHCDQCGHSPMVHTNFFNHFMLKNIQKHGIEGDGLISFQHIRLLLRNIMLRRTKLERADDLGLPPRIVEIRRDKFNAEEKDLYTSLYSDSKRKFNDYVAEGVVLNNYANIFTLITRMRQLADHPDLVLKRIGTNSIAQDIEGVVMCQLCDDEAEEPIESKCHHKFCRMCIQEYVESFSGEEKKLECPVCHIGLSIDLQQPALEVDEEQFSKASIVNRIKMGTHGGEWRSSTKIEALVEELYKLRSDRHTIKSIVFSQFTSMLDLVEWRLKCAGFQTVKLSGSMSPQQRDKTIKHFMENTSVEIFLVSLKAGGVALNLCEASQVFLMDPWWNPSVEWQSMDRVHRIGQKRPIRITRFCIEDSIESKIIELQDKKANMIHATINHDDAAVNRLTPDDLQFLFMN, from the coding sequence ATGACGCGCTcacaacatcttgaagaagactaCGCGTCCGATATCGAGGAGGGCGGTTTCATCGTGAACGATCCTGAtcgcaagaagagaaacggCAGATCTAGACGGAAACTGGCTCAACAAACGAAAACTtacaaagaagaatcagACGAAGATGTGATCGAAGTTGTTCCAAACGGCAGCTCAAAAAAAAGGCCGGCTCGTGGACAGCGTAAGAGTGCAAAAAGAGTTAAAAAAGAGGAATCGGATGACGATAATGATGAGGATTTCACCATAGAGGATCATCCTGAATCCGAGGATGACGATATCGCCATTGTGAGTCATTCGCGACACCGGGAGGGGACAAATATCGAGAACGCGGTTAATCTTGACAGTGACGAGGACGATCTTGTAGGTGAGGCAAACGGCAACGGGACGGAGGCGGAACGGCCGAAGCTCAAACAACGCGTCTCGCTAAGCCCAAGTccttctcaaaagaaaggTAAAAAGccaaggaagaaaaaagagccGAAGGTGAAAGTGCCGTACTTTACTCGTACCACTAACAAACTTTATGAGCAGCACCCTGAGTTGAAGGATGTCTTTCCATATCTCCAGTCTCTTGCAGGGGTACCCGTGGAGAGAGCAGAGCAGCCTGACAAGATGAATATCAGGCTCTTACCCTTTCAGTTGGAGGGTCTTAACTGGCTcttgaagcaagaagaaggagagttCAATGGCGGTGTTTTGGCGGACGAGATGGGTATGGGTAAGACAATTCAGATGATTGCACTTTTCATGAGTGACACGCTGAAACGCCCCAACTTGGTTGTTGGTCCCACTGTGGCGTTGATGCAATGGAAGAATGAAATCGAGGCTCATACTCACGAGGGCCAACTCAAGGTTCTTTTGTTCCACGGTGCCAACAGAGAGACTGAGATTGACGAACTTATGAAGTATGATGTCATATTGACATCCTACTCTGTCCTTGAGAGTGTCTACAGAAAGGAGCGTTACGGATTTCGCAGAAAGAACGGTGTGGTGAAGCAGAAGTCTCCTTTGCACGCATTGCCGTTCTATCGAGTAATTCTCGATGAAGCACACAACATCAAGGACCGTACCTCCGGGACGGCAAAGGCTGCTAATGACTTGAATTGCCAAAAGCGCTGGTGCTTGACTGGTACACCGTTACAAAACAGAATTGGTGAAATGTATTCCTTGATTCGCTTCATGAAGCTTGATCCGTTTTACAAATACTTTTGCACAAAGTGTGAGTGCTCTTCAAGCGAGTGGAAATTCTCAGATTGGAGACATTGTGATCAATGTGGACACTCACCCATGGTTCAcaccaattttttcaatcaCTTCATGTTGAAAAACATACAGAAGCATGGCATTGAAGGCGATGGCCTTATATCTTTTCAGCATATCCGCTTACTTTTACGAAACATCATGCTTCGAAGAACAAAGCTTGAGCGTGCTGATGATCTTGGGTTACCTCCAAGGATCGTTGAGATCAGAAGGGACAAATTCAATGCCGAGGAAAAGGATTTGTACACATCGTTGTACAGTGACTCGAAGAGAAAGTTCAACGATTATGTTGCAGAGGGTGTTGTGTTAAACAATTACGCCAACATCTTCACATTGATTACCAGAATGAGACAATTGGCAGACCATCCAGATCTAGTCTTGAAGCGTATTGGCACAAACTCAATTGCCCAAGATATAGAGGGCGTAGTTATGTGTCAGCTTTGTGACGACGAAGCAGAAGAACCGATTGAGTCCAAGTGTCATCACAAATTCTGTCGTATGTGTATCCAAGAGTACGTGGAGAGTTTTTCCGgagaggagaagaagcttgagtGTCCAGTTTGCCACATCGGTCTTTCTATTGACTTGCAACAACCGGCACTTGAAGTCGACGAAGAGCAATTTTCGAAGGCTTCTATTGTGAACCGAATCAAAATGGGAACACATGGTGGTGAATGGAGGCTGAGCACAAAAATCGAGGCGCTTGTTGAGGAGCTTTACAAGCTACGGTCAGATAGACACACTATCAAGTCGATTGTGTTTTCTCAGTTCACATCCATGTTGGACTTGGTCGAGTGGAGACTCAAGTGTGCCGGATTCCAAACTGTCAAGCTCTCAGGGTCCATGTCACCACAGCAACGTGACAAGACTATCAAACACTTCATGGAGAATACACTGGTGGAGATTTTCCTTGTCTCTTTGAAGGCCGGAGGTGTAGCTTTGAACTTGTGTGAAGCCTCACAggtgttcttgatggaCCCATGGTGGAACCCAAGTGTGGAGTGGCAGTCGATGGACAGAGTACACCGAATTGGACAGAAAAGACCGATTCGAATCACAAGATTCTGTATTGAGGACAGTATAGAGCTGAAAATTATCGAGTTGCAAGATAAGAAAGCGAACATGATTCACGCTACTATTAATCACGATGATGCAGCTGTCAATAGGCTCACCCCGGACGACCTTCAATTCTTGTTCATGAACTAA
- the RPS18 gene encoding 40S ribosomal protein uS13 gives MSLVVQEDGSFQHILRLLNTNIDGRIKIMYALTKIRGVGRRYSNLVCKKADVDLKKRAGELTQEELERVVTIMQNPTHYKIPAWFLNRQKDQVDGKDYHVLANNMESKLRDDLERLKKIRAHRGIRHFWGLKVRGQHTKTTSRGR, from the coding sequence ATGTCGTTAGTTGTCCAAGAAGACGGTTCGTTCCAGCACATCTTGCGTTTGTTGAACACCAACATTGATGGTAGAATCAAGATCATGTACGCCTTGACCAAGATCAGAGGTGTGGGCAGAAGATACTCCAACTTGGTGTGCAAGAAGGCCGACgttgacttgaagaagcgtGCCGGTGAGTTGACCCAGGAAGAGTTGGAGAGAGTTGTCACCATCATGCAAAACCCAACCCACTACAAGATCCCAGCTTGGTTCTTGAACAGACAGAAGGACCAGGTTGACGGCAAGGACTACCATGTCTTGGCCAACAACATGGAGTCCAAGTTGAGAGACGACttggagagattgaagaagatcagagCTCACAGAGGTATCAGACACTTCTGGGGTTTGAAGGTGAGAGGTCAGCACACCAAGACCACCTCTCGTGGTCGTTAA
- the YML6 gene encoding mitochondrial 54S ribosomal protein uL4m has protein sequence MLRSFVRSLATGVSETPLSMGIPPKYTLASIRSFPSLEPHKMVAYPNHFLNRPLRRDFLWSAVVFEADRARFGSENVPTKGDKPYSNRKLHPQKGTGRARVGDANSPTRDNGLKAHGIKAPHDWSTKLPRKIYAKGMQTALSDKYRAGQLYIIGGEQKAESDRLITDFEFEHPYQMEKFVEGHGLQRLSILFVTDVQRDNLMKATEKRARKTDVVVKDALEVRDLLKANRVYIEEAALNWLVAHYDL, from the coding sequence ATGCTCAGGTCATTTGTTAGATCCCTTGCTACCGGCGTCCTGGAGACCCCGTTGCTGATGGGCATACCTCCCAAGTACACCCTTGCATCCATCAGAAGTTTCCCATCGCTCGAACCTCACAAGATGGTTGCATATCCAAACCACTTCTTGAACAGACCGCTCAGAAGGGATTTCTTGTGGAGCGCTGTTGTGTTTGAGGCCGACAGAGCACGCTTTGGGTCTGAGAACGTTCCTACAAAAGGCGACAAGCCATACTCAAACAGAAAATTGCATCCCCAGAAAGGTACTGGTAGAGCGAGAGTTGGTGATGCCAACTCGCCAACCAGAGACAACGGATTGAAGGCACACGGTATTAAAGCACCACATGACTGGCTGACGAAGTTACCACGCAAGATCTACGCCAAAGGCATGCAGACAGCATTGAGTGATAAGTACAGAGCTGGCCAGTTATATATCATTGGAGGGGAGCAGAAGGCGGAAAGCGATCGCTTGATTACAGACTTTGAGTTCGAACACCCATACCAGATGGAAAAGTTTGTGGAAGGCCACGGGTTGCAAAGATTGAGTATTCTTTTCGTGACTGATGTGCAAAGAGACAATTTGATGAAGGCTACGGAGAAGAGGGCGAGGAAAACCGACGTTGTGGTGAAGGACGCGCTTGAAGTGAgagacttgttgaaggcCAATAGAGTATACATCGAGGAGGCAGCGTTGAACTGGCTTGTTGCCCATTACGACCTTTAG